From a region of the Roseivirga sp. 4D4 genome:
- a CDS encoding amidohydrolase family protein, translated as MKNIRTLFAALLMLAITPLMSFAQEDDQVMKARSGKFALTNAKIYTVTNGIIENGTIIINNGIIEAVGANVSIPADAEVFDYQGKEIYPGMIDGGTTLGLAEIGSISEANDFREFGTLTPQMQALTAVNPNSTAIPVTRVSGVTTVWTMPRGGVLSGTAATINLFGYTPDQMFAGSKGVVMNFPSTGGGRRFRRLSPEEAKKRQERALKTVNDAWDKAELYAKLENSDEVRSYPEIEALVPVVKGEMMLFIEANAAKDIVATIEWVKERGYKQVILTGVAEGWRVADQIAESGLPVITGPVQAIPTRQSDAYDAAYANPGIMAKAGVKVALRTMDSENVRNLPYHAGFAAAYGMGREEALKAITINAAEILGIGDQVGSIEVGKKANIFVATGDPFETATKITDLFIDGYKVPMTSRQIRLYDEFLNRTPGVDKDKKAIDIKKR; from the coding sequence ATGAAAAATATAAGAACATTATTCGCAGCGTTACTCATGCTTGCCATCACTCCTCTTATGTCGTTTGCGCAAGAGGATGATCAGGTAATGAAAGCGCGTTCTGGCAAGTTTGCCTTAACAAATGCCAAGATTTATACCGTTACGAATGGTATTATCGAAAACGGTACGATCATTATTAACAATGGTATTATTGAAGCTGTTGGCGCGAACGTGAGCATTCCAGCTGATGCTGAAGTCTTTGACTATCAGGGGAAAGAAATTTACCCAGGTATGATCGATGGAGGTACTACACTAGGTTTGGCTGAGATTGGAAGTATCTCAGAAGCCAATGACTTCAGAGAATTTGGTACACTAACTCCTCAAATGCAGGCACTGACTGCAGTAAACCCTAACTCAACTGCCATTCCGGTGACAAGAGTCAGCGGTGTCACTACGGTTTGGACTATGCCTAGAGGTGGTGTTCTTTCTGGTACTGCCGCGACAATCAACCTGTTCGGTTACACGCCAGATCAGATGTTCGCAGGTTCTAAAGGAGTTGTAATGAACTTCCCTTCTACTGGTGGTGGAAGAAGGTTCAGAAGACTTTCTCCTGAGGAAGCTAAAAAGAGACAGGAAAGAGCACTCAAAACAGTTAACGATGCTTGGGACAAGGCTGAACTTTATGCTAAGCTTGAGAATTCTGATGAAGTAAGGTCTTACCCTGAAATTGAAGCTTTAGTACCTGTAGTTAAGGGTGAAATGATGCTTTTCATTGAGGCAAATGCTGCTAAGGATATTGTTGCGACCATCGAGTGGGTAAAAGAGAGAGGTTACAAGCAAGTAATCCTAACGGGTGTAGCCGAAGGCTGGAGAGTAGCGGATCAAATTGCAGAATCAGGACTACCAGTGATTACTGGACCGGTTCAAGCGATTCCTACCCGCCAATCTGACGCTTATGATGCCGCTTATGCAAATCCTGGTATTATGGCTAAAGCAGGTGTTAAAGTTGCCTTAAGAACAATGGATTCTGAGAATGTCAGAAACTTGCCTTACCATGCAGGTTTTGCTGCTGCTTACGGCATGGGACGTGAAGAAGCTTTGAAAGCAATTACGATCAATGCAGCCGAAATTCTCGGCATTGGCGATCAGGTTGGATCAATTGAAGTAGGTAAGAAGGCTAATATCTTCGTTGCTACTGGCGATCCTTTTGAGACAGCTACAAAAATTACAGACCTATTTATTGATGGATATAAAGTACCGATGACTTCACGTCAAATCAGACTTTATGACGAATTCTTAAATAGAACTCCTGGTGTTGACAAGGACAAGAAAGCCATCGACATCAAGAAAAGATAA
- a CDS encoding FtsX-like permease family protein: MIRHYLISTLRQLYKSPKFYLLNIFGLAIGISVFLIIYQYGSFQLSFDKYHPDASRIHRLNFVYTPEEGQEPYVGAAIFSGVGPAMVNDFPQVEQATRLGESYGGAILRYEDEYFKQEQIFYAEPSLFDMFRIDLRVGNPRTALSEKNTAVISEKVKLKLFGDQEAVGKTVEWRNTAGTRTVLITGVFKKSLNSHLKGEIYLSWLSQRLLLNHDLEANWRWFDYVTYIKLAEGTDPKLLEAQIPEFIDRYRGDGRGSKVVDFDLVKLTDIHLHSNVNQELGENGDFQAVLILILISGVVLLIAWVNYINLYTAKAVQRGKEVGIRKTLGSSKTELRWQFFVEALFINLCAVLLAIVLIVLFSPGIGNLTETNFPVSFLTTTEFWIIVITIWVASTFFSGVYPALLISKFDILEALKSVSQKNSGRIRRIIVSWQFLASATLMTFSTMVYHQIEAMNNRPIGINTNEILAINAPNFTGSDAVYINKIQSLKTQLTGISGVERVALSSDVPGMQIGWRGSSSLLGENSEDPENALVFKATVGNDFTTLYGMEFLAGRGYERDSDSLSVIINESALALYGFSEAEKALNRKIVFLGIDTLSVLGVVANYHQESLKEPFKPTAFIKISREIDMLSVKIQSSEISRIVPKIEEMFSNTFPGVPFQWGLVEDKLENRHQNESSFLKTFNIFVGLSILISVFGLLGLVSFTIQSRLKEIGIRKVLGSSILSMVKLLVFDFAKLVIIGNLIALPIAYYLTDQWLAQFSFRISYLWWTPVLVLIICLILAFVSSVFHVLKAARFNPIDVLQTE, from the coding sequence ATGATTAGACATTATTTGATATCAACACTTAGGCAACTTTATAAATCACCAAAGTTTTATTTACTCAACATATTCGGACTGGCGATCGGCATTTCAGTTTTTCTAATCATTTATCAATATGGAAGCTTTCAGTTGAGTTTTGATAAATATCATCCAGATGCTTCCAGAATTCATCGACTCAATTTTGTCTATACGCCAGAGGAAGGACAAGAGCCATATGTAGGAGCGGCCATTTTTAGTGGTGTTGGACCAGCTATGGTGAATGACTTTCCACAAGTTGAACAAGCAACGCGCTTAGGGGAATCCTACGGTGGAGCAATACTGAGATATGAAGATGAATATTTCAAACAAGAACAGATTTTTTATGCCGAACCTTCTCTTTTTGATATGTTTCGTATAGACTTACGAGTCGGTAACCCAAGAACAGCGTTATCTGAGAAAAACACAGCGGTCATTTCGGAGAAGGTCAAGTTGAAACTTTTCGGTGATCAAGAGGCGGTTGGAAAAACAGTTGAGTGGAGAAATACTGCTGGAACCCGTACGGTACTAATCACAGGTGTATTTAAGAAGTCGCTTAATTCTCATTTAAAAGGTGAAATATACCTGTCATGGCTATCTCAGAGGTTGTTACTAAACCATGATCTTGAGGCGAATTGGAGATGGTTTGATTATGTGACATACATTAAGCTGGCAGAAGGTACAGATCCGAAATTGCTAGAGGCACAAATACCTGAATTTATTGATAGATATCGTGGTGATGGACGAGGTAGCAAAGTGGTAGATTTTGATTTGGTCAAGCTGACTGACATCCATTTACACTCAAATGTCAATCAAGAGTTAGGTGAAAATGGAGATTTTCAGGCAGTATTGATTCTGATACTAATTTCCGGGGTTGTCCTGTTAATTGCCTGGGTCAATTATATCAACCTCTACACGGCCAAAGCTGTGCAAAGAGGCAAGGAGGTGGGTATACGTAAGACCTTAGGTTCTTCAAAGACCGAATTAAGATGGCAATTCTTTGTTGAGGCCCTGTTTATAAACTTATGCGCTGTTTTGCTCGCGATTGTCCTGATTGTTCTCTTCTCACCAGGTATTGGGAACTTAACAGAGACTAATTTTCCGGTCTCCTTTTTAACAACAACTGAGTTTTGGATTATAGTGATTACAATATGGGTTGCTAGTACCTTTTTCTCAGGTGTTTATCCAGCATTGCTTATTTCCAAATTTGATATACTGGAGGCGCTGAAATCGGTATCTCAGAAGAACTCAGGAAGAATACGAAGGATAATTGTTTCATGGCAATTTTTGGCTTCAGCCACACTTATGACTTTCTCCACTATGGTCTATCATCAAATTGAGGCTATGAATAATCGACCTATTGGTATCAATACAAATGAGATTCTTGCTATTAACGCTCCTAATTTCACAGGCAGCGATGCTGTATATATAAATAAAATTCAAAGCCTAAAGACTCAGCTCACCGGAATATCTGGAGTTGAAAGGGTAGCATTATCTTCTGATGTACCGGGAATGCAAATAGGATGGAGAGGAAGCTCTTCGCTGTTGGGAGAAAATTCTGAAGATCCCGAAAATGCACTGGTGTTTAAGGCAACTGTTGGTAACGACTTTACTACGCTTTACGGTATGGAATTTTTGGCAGGTAGAGGCTATGAAAGGGATTCGGATAGCTTATCCGTTATAATCAACGAAAGCGCCTTGGCTTTGTATGGCTTCTCAGAGGCTGAAAAAGCTTTGAATAGGAAGATTGTTTTCCTTGGTATCGACACTTTAAGCGTCTTAGGAGTGGTGGCTAATTATCATCAAGAGTCACTTAAGGAGCCTTTTAAACCTACTGCCTTTATTAAGATCAGTCGTGAAATTGATATGCTTTCCGTGAAAATCCAGTCTTCGGAGATATCACGAATAGTACCTAAAATAGAAGAGATGTTTTCAAATACTTTCCCGGGAGTACCTTTCCAATGGGGGCTGGTCGAAGACAAGCTTGAGAATCGTCATCAAAATGAAAGTTCATTTCTGAAAACCTTCAATATTTTTGTAGGTCTATCGATTTTAATTTCTGTTTTCGGCTTGCTTGGCCTTGTTTCATTTACTATCCAAAGTAGGTTGAAAGAAATTGGCATTAGGAAGGTGCTTGGTTCTAGTATTCTTTCTATGGTAAAACTTCTGGTGTTTGATTTCGCAAAACTTGTCATCATTGGCAACCTTATCGCATTGCCAATCGCTTATTATCTGACTGATCAATGGCTGGCTCAGTTCTCATTCAGGATTTCCTACTTATGGTGGACACCGGTCTTAGTGCTGATTATATGCCTTATCTTAGCTTTTGTTTCTTCAGTATTCCATGTGCTGAAGGCTGCGAGGTTCAATCCAATTGATGTATTACAGACTGAATAA
- a CDS encoding helix-turn-helix domain-containing protein, whose protein sequence is MEQRDILLIVCSLGAAQSFFWSLYLMSIKERNKSTFLLSILLLLIGLRVAKSTLYLFTDSIDIVVMNIGFSAHFATGPLLWHYLRRQGGHKLTRRSLVHYIPALLVLVAANWLSLESFWYKGAYSLLLIQSLIYLTLAISDLKKLLPKISGEKKTWILLLLLGIGAFLLGYFTNYVLRFNPYYLAPLTYSFVIYSLSFYLIRHLAKIVQEGDKKYRNLHLSKDELIEYANRINSYLNEGTPYLDNGFTLAILSDQIAVPKHILSATFSEFYKVNFNDHINHLRVERAKQALIDQPYLTVASIAFDCGFNSLSSFNQSFKKFTRQTPSAYRKSIQI, encoded by the coding sequence ATGGAACAAAGGGATATATTATTGATAGTATGTAGTCTGGGGGCAGCTCAAAGTTTCTTTTGGTCCCTATACTTAATGTCGATCAAGGAGCGCAATAAGAGCACCTTTCTTTTGAGCATTTTACTACTACTCATAGGCCTTCGGGTGGCAAAATCAACACTTTACCTCTTTACAGATTCCATTGACATTGTAGTTATGAACATTGGTTTTAGTGCTCATTTCGCAACGGGACCATTACTTTGGCATTATTTAAGAAGGCAAGGAGGTCACAAGTTGACCCGAAGGAGCCTTGTGCATTATATACCTGCCTTATTAGTACTAGTTGCCGCTAATTGGCTAAGTCTGGAATCGTTTTGGTACAAAGGAGCATACAGCCTCTTGCTCATCCAATCACTGATCTATTTGACGCTTGCTATTTCTGACTTAAAAAAGCTCTTGCCAAAAATCTCTGGTGAGAAAAAAACTTGGATTCTACTTTTACTTTTAGGCATTGGGGCATTTCTATTGGGATACTTCACCAATTATGTGCTTAGATTTAATCCCTATTATCTAGCTCCGCTCACCTATTCTTTTGTCATCTATTCTCTAAGCTTTTACCTTATTCGTCACTTAGCAAAAATTGTACAAGAGGGTGACAAGAAATATCGCAACCTTCATCTGTCGAAAGATGAATTAATAGAATATGCGAATAGAATAAACTCTTACTTGAACGAAGGCACCCCTTATCTAGACAATGGGTTTACACTAGCAATACTTTCTGATCAAATCGCAGTACCGAAACATATCCTCTCCGCTACTTTTAGCGAATTCTATAAAGTCAATTTCAACGACCATATCAATCATTTGAGAGTTGAAAGAGCTAAGCAAGCACTAATCGATCAACCATATCTCACGGTTGCAAGCATTGCCTTTGATTGTGGTTTCAATTCGTTGTCTTCATTTAATCAGTCCTTTAAAAAGTTCACAAGGCAAACGCCTTCGGCATATAGGAAGAGTATTCAAATTTGA
- the mnmA gene encoding tRNA 2-thiouridine(34) synthase MnmA — translation MGKRVVVGLSGGVDSSVTAHLLIEQGYEVIAMFMRNWVDDSVIISEECPWVEDSNDALAVAEKLGIPFHVIDLSEQYKERIVDYMFDEYEKGRTPNPDILCNREVKFDIFLKAAMKLKADFVATGHYVQKETIIKDGQEVHRLLAGADQNKDQSYFLCQLNQEQLSKALFPIGHLQKSEVREIAKSLDLVTAEKKDSQGLCFIGKVRLPDFLQQQLAPKTGEIRELASSADNFGTYNPEVSIDTEEKHESLVALTTPYTYSPDDGKLVGEHNGAHYFTIGQRKGLAVGGTPEPLFVIEKDTKNNVIYTGQGENHPGLLRKGLFVSNENIHWVREDLKLTIGESKKYQARIRYRQPLESAELFLEPDGLYVIFDEHQKGIAPGQFVAWYDGNELVGSGEIS, via the coding sequence ATGGGAAAAAGAGTAGTTGTTGGGCTTTCAGGCGGGGTTGATTCAAGTGTTACTGCACACTTGCTGATTGAGCAAGGATATGAGGTAATTGCGATGTTTATGCGCAATTGGGTGGACGACTCTGTCATTATTTCTGAAGAATGTCCGTGGGTGGAAGATAGTAACGATGCTTTAGCCGTGGCTGAAAAGCTAGGCATCCCCTTTCATGTGATCGACCTGAGTGAGCAGTACAAAGAACGTATTGTTGACTATATGTTCGATGAGTATGAAAAAGGCAGAACACCTAACCCAGACATCCTCTGTAACAGAGAGGTGAAATTCGACATCTTCTTAAAGGCGGCTATGAAGCTTAAAGCGGATTTTGTAGCTACAGGACATTACGTTCAGAAGGAAACGATTATCAAAGACGGTCAGGAAGTTCACAGGCTATTAGCCGGTGCTGATCAAAATAAGGATCAAAGTTATTTCCTTTGTCAACTTAATCAGGAGCAACTTTCAAAGGCCCTCTTCCCTATCGGACATTTGCAAAAGTCTGAGGTTAGGGAGATTGCTAAGTCTCTTGATCTGGTGACTGCTGAAAAGAAGGATTCACAGGGGCTTTGCTTTATAGGTAAAGTGAGGCTTCCGGACTTTTTGCAGCAGCAACTGGCACCGAAAACCGGTGAGATAAGAGAGCTCGCATCTAGTGCTGATAACTTCGGTACATATAACCCCGAGGTAAGCATTGACACTGAAGAAAAGCATGAGTCTCTTGTGGCATTGACCACTCCCTATACTTATAGTCCAGATGATGGAAAGTTAGTGGGTGAACACAATGGTGCGCATTATTTCACTATAGGACAAAGAAAAGGGCTAGCCGTTGGCGGTACACCAGAACCTTTGTTTGTGATTGAAAAGGATACCAAGAACAACGTGATCTATACGGGGCAAGGTGAAAATCACCCCGGACTATTGAGAAAGGGACTCTTTGTCTCCAATGAAAACATTCATTGGGTCAGAGAAGACCTCAAACTCACGATTGGCGAATCTAAAAAGTACCAAGCCAGAATCCGGTACCGCCAGCCTCTTGAGAGTGCCGAGCTATTTCTGGAACCAGATGGCCTCTATGTCATTTTTGATGAGCATCAGAAGGGAATTGCTCCTGGACAATTTGTTGCTTGGTATGACGGCAATGAATTAGTGGGTTCTGGGGAAATTTCCTAA
- a CDS encoding ABC transporter permease, whose amino-acid sequence MIKNHLFVALRNFQKRKSFTFINILGLTVGMTVCLLILTYARYEMSYDKFHSNADDIYRITVDLYNGTDFQIADAQCYPGAGLLAKEEFSEIEDYAMARHFGRMLLKNGDRAYNEDRLYWANPAWLKIFDWQMISGDVETALNDPDALVLTESAAKKYFGDEDPVGKMLTVVPGGAEVPMMVKGVVKDVPENAHLKFDVLGSYESAVKYMGSKYEEFGGNNEFLYVLANKPLDQDFKRRFNTSYYSKTGSFEDRGDSLEIQPLTEIHLNSDKTYEADVNGSQSIVNILLVVAGFVLLIAWVNYINLSTARAMERGKEVGVRKVLGSNKQSLIVQFLLESFMLNFLALVLTITCIQGVLPFFNDLAGVSLSFNVFSEPDLLMQVVGIFFFGSIASGIYPALVLSNYRPLAVLTGRLKDSKGGLILRKGLVVFQFMITMLLLVGTVTIYNQVNHMRSQSLGVNIDQTIVIKAPILSEDDEAQVSKRNTFKSELKKIAQVSAVTYSETVFGQGTIDMNTTTGMTTIEGNIGDGINWSFYRVDEDFIPTFEFDILAGRAFDSNLEQLVPERNSLYEGVIINETGRKAFGFESNEEAVGSKINRFGIVSTIVGVIADYNHHSLKTKVDPTMLWFDKNAYSTSYVSIKVNGGENPGESYKTLLKDVEGAYRGVYPSSDFDYFFLDESFEKQYQADRQFGSVFTTFAGITIFVAVLGLFGLVLYEVQQRIKEIGIRKVLGASVMTIIQLLSSSFLKLIMIAIVLALPIAYFGMNEWLSGYAYRIDLSALLFIVPAVLLLAVALITVATQAIKAANENPVKSLRYE is encoded by the coding sequence ATGATTAAGAATCACCTTTTTGTAGCCTTAAGAAACTTTCAAAAGAGAAAGTCCTTCACATTCATCAATATTTTAGGCCTAACAGTAGGCATGACAGTCTGCCTGCTCATCTTGACATATGCTCGTTATGAAATGAGCTATGATAAGTTCCATAGCAATGCAGATGATATCTATCGAATCACTGTCGATTTGTATAATGGGACAGACTTCCAGATTGCTGATGCACAATGTTATCCTGGTGCCGGTTTACTGGCTAAGGAGGAATTTTCTGAAATCGAAGACTACGCCATGGCAAGACATTTTGGTCGAATGCTTTTGAAAAATGGTGATAGAGCTTATAACGAGGATAGGCTCTACTGGGCAAACCCAGCTTGGTTGAAAATTTTTGATTGGCAAATGATCAGTGGAGATGTTGAGACTGCACTTAACGACCCTGACGCCTTGGTATTGACGGAAAGTGCCGCCAAGAAATACTTCGGAGATGAAGATCCGGTTGGTAAGATGTTGACGGTAGTACCAGGAGGAGCAGAGGTTCCTATGATGGTCAAGGGAGTGGTTAAAGATGTACCAGAGAATGCGCATTTGAAGTTCGATGTACTGGGTTCCTATGAGTCTGCGGTTAAGTACATGGGCAGTAAGTACGAGGAGTTTGGAGGCAATAATGAGTTCTTGTATGTACTGGCAAATAAGCCCTTGGATCAGGATTTCAAAAGGCGCTTCAATACCTCATACTACTCCAAAACAGGAAGTTTTGAAGACAGAGGAGATAGTCTGGAGATTCAGCCTTTGACAGAAATTCACCTCAACTCCGATAAAACATATGAGGCTGATGTCAATGGAAGTCAGTCTATAGTAAATATCTTGTTAGTAGTTGCTGGTTTTGTCTTGTTGATTGCATGGGTAAACTACATCAACCTTTCTACAGCTAGAGCCATGGAGCGAGGCAAGGAGGTAGGTGTTCGAAAAGTCTTGGGCTCCAATAAGCAATCGTTGATTGTGCAATTCTTGTTGGAGTCGTTTATGCTAAACTTTCTAGCCTTAGTATTGACGATCACTTGTATTCAAGGTGTCCTACCGTTTTTCAATGATCTTGCCGGAGTATCTCTATCATTCAATGTTTTTAGTGAGCCTGATCTATTGATGCAGGTCGTAGGTATCTTCTTTTTTGGTTCAATCGCTTCGGGTATTTATCCGGCTTTGGTGCTATCAAACTATCGTCCGCTGGCGGTGTTAACAGGTCGCCTGAAGGATTCGAAAGGTGGTTTGATCCTTCGTAAAGGATTGGTTGTCTTCCAGTTCATGATCACTATGCTTTTGTTGGTTGGTACCGTTACCATTTACAACCAGGTAAATCACATGCGTTCACAGTCTTTGGGTGTGAACATAGATCAAACTATAGTGATAAAGGCCCCAATTCTGTCCGAAGATGATGAAGCACAAGTCTCTAAGCGAAATACTTTTAAGTCTGAGCTTAAGAAAATAGCCCAAGTCTCAGCTGTTACATATTCCGAGACGGTATTTGGTCAAGGTACTATTGATATGAATACCACTACAGGAATGACTACCATAGAAGGCAACATTGGTGATGGGATTAATTGGTCATTTTATCGAGTGGATGAAGATTTCATACCAACGTTTGAATTCGATATTCTTGCAGGAAGGGCTTTTGATAGCAACCTAGAGCAACTGGTACCAGAAAGAAACAGTCTTTATGAAGGAGTTATCATTAATGAAACGGGCAGAAAAGCCTTTGGCTTTGAGTCAAATGAAGAGGCAGTTGGGTCCAAAATCAATCGCTTTGGAATCGTATCGACTATTGTTGGTGTAATTGCCGACTACAATCACCATTCTCTAAAGACGAAGGTGGATCCTACAATGCTTTGGTTTGACAAGAATGCTTATTCAACCAGCTATGTATCGATTAAGGTTAACGGGGGAGAAAATCCTGGAGAGAGTTACAAAACACTCTTGAAAGACGTTGAGGGGGCTTACCGAGGTGTATATCCTTCAAGTGACTTTGATTACTTCTTCCTTGATGAAAGCTTTGAAAAACAATATCAGGCGGACAGACAGTTTGGATCTGTTTTCACAACATTTGCTGGGATAACGATTTTTGTTGCAGTTCTCGGCTTATTCGGTCTAGTCTTGTACGAAGTACAGCAGCGTATTAAAGAGATTGGAATTAGAAAAGTGCTGGGCGCGAGTGTGATGACGATTATTCAACTGCTTTCTTCTAGCTTCTTGAAACTCATCATGATTGCAATTGTGCTCGCTTTGCCGATCGCTTATTTCGGAATGAATGAGTGGCTATCGGGTTATGCTTATAGAATTGATCTTTCAGCATTACTGTTCATTGTACCGGCTGTCTTACTCTTAGCTGTGGCATTGATCACAGTGGCAACTCAGGCCATAAAGGCTGCCAATGAAAACCCAGTGAAGTCCTTGCGATACGAGTAG
- a CDS encoding ABC transporter permease, which yields MIISNIRFAFRQLNKNKVFTTVNVVGLALSMVACLLIFKYVSFEKSYDTYHQQTEDIFRIYRIADGEDPDDGVASIFPGITPLLKREIPEFKYVTRVIGSDKIFQSFAFTHFSSEGQARTFNIPKAFFADHDALDIFTLSWLEGEGSRSLANPNELVISKSFANRFFGDAEAVGKVLRFKNMEVDYLVTGVFEDVPDNSHFKFDILCSFSSLPKEWELDTSFGWGNFYTYTKLMDNTDLASLEPKMNDLIGQHGEAWYKEEGIYFKFQNIADIHLNSHHSFELEANGNKSTVSFLSIIGVFIMVIAWVNYINLSTSKLVDRAKEVGIRKVMGGYRRQLIGQFLSESLLVNLFALTLALTVLQLSRSFFESLIGIEVNYFTGNNLMVTLGFAILFTLGSLLFGLYPAVLFSRQKISSVLKGRSRVSKSGLQLRRGLTVFQYVIAVVLILGTVVVKAQLEYIQSESLGMNIDRTLVVKKPFMSEEGRALSKSAFMNSVRQMSDVNAISASSEIPGYEISYMRWVALGPGEEDKALYAKEIAIDESFIDLYEIEVLHGRNFSKEFADANALVLSLSAAQELLGTENLDEWINQTIYYETAPYRLVGIVADISQQSLKAETEPHIYTYRNRDKFYSIKINDSNLQATIGRVQEAFNASFATSHFDYFFLDSYFDRQYKADRLFGQIFTFFSLLAIVITSLGLFGLSLYNIGQRSKEVSIRKVLGASVNNIFYLLTREYLLLMLLASVIALPIGYYFVDQWLSGFASRMSLTMVLFILPVVIVSALTLLTILYQVIKAAFANPADSLRYE from the coding sequence ATGATTATATCTAACATACGTTTCGCATTTAGACAGTTGAATAAGAATAAGGTCTTTACCACGGTTAATGTGGTAGGCCTGGCACTTTCAATGGTTGCCTGTCTCTTGATCTTTAAGTATGTCAGTTTTGAAAAAAGCTATGACACATACCATCAACAAACGGAAGATATATTTAGGATTTATCGTATCGCTGATGGTGAAGACCCGGACGATGGAGTGGCTTCTATCTTCCCAGGAATTACTCCGCTCTTGAAGCGGGAAATTCCCGAATTCAAGTATGTTACCAGAGTCATTGGGTCCGATAAAATCTTCCAGTCCTTTGCTTTCACACACTTTTCAAGCGAAGGCCAGGCAAGGACCTTCAACATTCCAAAGGCTTTTTTTGCTGATCATGATGCACTAGATATTTTCACTTTAAGTTGGCTAGAGGGAGAGGGCTCTCGCTCTTTGGCTAACCCGAACGAGTTGGTCATTTCAAAGTCATTTGCAAATCGGTTCTTCGGTGATGCCGAGGCAGTTGGAAAGGTCTTGAGATTTAAGAACATGGAGGTGGATTACCTGGTCACTGGAGTATTCGAGGATGTACCTGACAACAGTCATTTCAAGTTCGATATATTATGTTCATTTAGCTCTTTACCAAAGGAATGGGAGCTTGATACAAGCTTTGGATGGGGTAATTTCTATACCTATACCAAGCTGATGGATAACACCGATTTGGCATCTCTGGAGCCAAAAATGAATGATTTAATAGGTCAACATGGAGAGGCCTGGTATAAGGAGGAAGGTATCTACTTTAAGTTTCAGAACATTGCAGATATCCACTTGAATTCGCACCATAGTTTTGAATTAGAAGCGAACGGAAATAAATCCACCGTATCATTTCTTTCTATCATTGGTGTCTTCATTATGGTGATCGCCTGGGTTAACTATATCAACCTGAGCACTTCAAAGTTGGTAGACCGAGCGAAGGAGGTAGGTATCCGAAAGGTTATGGGAGGGTACAGAAGACAATTGATAGGGCAGTTTTTGTCAGAATCATTATTGGTTAACCTCTTTGCTCTGACCTTAGCACTCACGGTCCTTCAATTAAGCAGAAGCTTCTTCGAATCACTGATTGGTATTGAAGTCAATTATTTCACTGGCAATAACCTTATGGTGACATTGGGCTTTGCCATACTCTTCACACTAGGTTCCTTACTCTTTGGACTTTATCCGGCAGTACTCTTTTCGCGCCAGAAGATATCCAGTGTTTTAAAAGGGAGGTCCAGAGTGAGCAAGTCGGGACTTCAACTGAGAAGAGGCTTAACTGTATTTCAGTATGTGATAGCAGTGGTTCTTATTTTGGGGACGGTTGTCGTCAAAGCGCAGCTAGAATATATACAGAGTGAGTCGCTAGGGATGAATATTGACAGGACCTTGGTCGTGAAAAAACCCTTCATGTCTGAAGAAGGTCGAGCGTTGAGCAAATCTGCTTTTATGAACAGTGTAAGGCAAATGAGTGACGTAAACGCTATAAGCGCCTCTTCTGAAATTCCGGGTTATGAGATCTCATATATGCGATGGGTGGCCTTAGGGCCCGGTGAAGAGGATAAGGCGCTGTATGCTAAAGAGATAGCAATCGATGAGTCATTTATTGATTTATATGAAATTGAGGTGCTCCATGGGCGTAATTTTTCCAAAGAATTTGCCGATGCCAATGCTTTGGTACTAAGCTTATCAGCGGCTCAGGAGCTTTTGGGGACGGAGAATCTTGATGAATGGATTAACCAAACCATTTATTATGAAACAGCCCCTTACCGTTTGGTGGGCATTGTTGCTGATATCAGTCAGCAGTCCCTAAAAGCGGAAACGGAGCCTCATATTTATACCTATCGCAATCGGGATAAGTTCTATTCCATAAAGATCAATGACAGCAATCTGCAAGCTACCATTGGACGAGTTCAAGAGGCTTTTAATGCAAGTTTCGCAACGAGTCATTTCGACTACTTCTTTCTAGACTCTTATTTTGATCGTCAGTACAAGGCAGATAGATTATTTGGTCAAATATTCACTTTCTTCTCCCTGTTGGCCATCGTGATTACTTCATTAGGTCTATTCGGCTTGTCACTGTATAATATCGGTCAGCGATCTAAGGAAGTGAGTATAAGAAAGGTACTTGGAGCCTCAGTGAATAATATATTCTACTTATTGACAAGAGAGTATTTGCTGTTGATGCTACTTGCTTCAGTCATAGCACTACCGATTGGATACTATTTTGTAGACCAATGGCTGAGCGGCTTTGCGAGCAGAATGAGCTTAACCATGGTCCTTTTTATTCTTCCGGTCGTGATTGTTTCTGCTTTGACACTGTTGACCATTTTATATCAGGTGATTAAAGCAGCCTTTGCCAATCCTGCTGATTCGCTTAGGTACGAGTAG